The region TACATTATTTTAGGATTCCGCTCAAGGAAAGTTTTCAGCAGCTTCGCATGGTGATACCTAACGTTGTCAACGATTAGCACGATTTTACTTGCCTCCTGGTATACCCTTAGAAGCTTCCTGATGTGTTTTCTAAAGGACATGTAGTTCCCTTTGTCCGCGAAGTTTACCGTAACCTGCCCGGAAGCAATATTCAGGCCTCCAAACGTGGTCTGCCGCTCTCCTTGCCTCTGCTTGC is a window of Bacteroidales bacterium DNA encoding:
- a CDS encoding IS630 family transposase, whose amino-acid sequence is MFEDEFSLSNTATLSYMWGLKGKQPVVGCKQRQGERQTTFGGLNIASGQVTVNFADKGNYMSFRKHIRKLLRVYQEASKIVLIVDNVRYHHAKLLKTFLERNPKIMYLPPYSPDFNPIERVWWYMQSIRTIGIC